In Achromobacter xylosoxidans A8, a single window of DNA contains:
- a CDS encoding TlpA family protein disulfide reductase, with product MNAVSRYGRLLLAAGMLAAAAAHAQAPPKVGDKLVMPDVQLLDGTRLSAADLAGKPLVVEYWASWCPYCARQNPHLQKLTEAARDKGLRILTVSIDKDEQAARDYIAKHGYTFGVAMDNEALRAVFGKRRVIPEIFVLDANGKLLEAIPGEMFEEDVLELLRHATPRS from the coding sequence ATGAACGCTGTTTCCAGATACGGCCGCTTGCTGCTGGCCGCGGGCATGCTGGCCGCCGCAGCGGCCCATGCCCAGGCGCCGCCGAAGGTGGGGGACAAGCTCGTGATGCCGGATGTGCAGTTGCTGGACGGCACCCGGCTGTCTGCCGCCGATCTTGCGGGCAAGCCGCTGGTGGTGGAGTACTGGGCTTCCTGGTGCCCCTACTGCGCGCGGCAGAATCCGCATCTGCAGAAGCTCACCGAGGCGGCTCGCGACAAGGGTCTGCGCATCCTGACGGTCAGCATCGACAAGGATGAGCAGGCCGCGCGCGACTACATCGCCAAACATGGCTACACCTTCGGCGTAGCCATGGACAACGAGGCCCTGCGCGCAGTGTTCGGCAAGCGCCGCGTCATCCCCGAAATCTTCGTGCTGGACGCGAACGGCAAGCTGCTTGAGGCCATCCCCGGCGAAATGTTCGAGGAGGATGTGCTCGAACTGCTGCGCCACGCTACGCCGCGCTCCTGA
- the soxX gene encoding sulfur oxidation c-type cytochrome SoxX, protein MRKIRTTWPGLAALGLLLAANAAAQQPAPKAAVDHQALVAELKDSFVERGLAKLDRIDQSPMQRACSIAEAGGEMPADTALKITQEAAANVKPPADGNYIGDWRQGEKVAQNGRGLQFSDTAKTINGGNCYACHQMTKAEISFGNIGPSLYQYGKLRGNSKEMVAYTWNKIYDSHATMPCSNMPRFGAAGILTEQQLKDVMALLLDPQSAVNDDQAKP, encoded by the coding sequence ATGCGCAAGATACGCACGACCTGGCCCGGCCTGGCGGCCTTGGGCCTGCTTCTGGCGGCGAACGCCGCAGCGCAGCAGCCGGCGCCGAAAGCGGCTGTCGATCACCAGGCGCTGGTCGCGGAGCTGAAGGATTCATTCGTCGAACGCGGCCTCGCCAAGTTGGACCGGATTGACCAGTCGCCGATGCAGCGGGCCTGTTCGATCGCCGAAGCAGGCGGCGAGATGCCGGCGGACACCGCCCTGAAGATCACGCAGGAGGCCGCCGCCAACGTCAAGCCGCCCGCCGACGGCAACTACATCGGCGATTGGCGGCAGGGCGAGAAAGTGGCGCAGAACGGCCGCGGCCTGCAGTTCTCGGACACCGCCAAGACGATCAACGGCGGCAACTGCTATGCCTGCCACCAGATGACCAAGGCCGAGATTTCGTTTGGCAACATCGGCCCCTCGCTCTACCAGTACGGCAAGCTGCGCGGCAACAGCAAGGAAATGGTCGCCTACACCTGGAACAAGATCTACGACTCGCACGCCACCATGCCCTGTTCCAACATGCCGCGCTTCGGCGCGGCCGGAATCCTGACGGAACAGCAACTCAAGGACGTGATGGCGCTGCTGCTGGATCCGCAATCCGCCGTCAATGACGACCAGGCCAAGCCTTGA